In the Salvia miltiorrhiza cultivar Shanhuang (shh) chromosome 8, IMPLAD_Smil_shh, whole genome shotgun sequence genome, AGCCTTAGAGCCAGAGGTTCTCGTCTCGGAGTTGCAAGCAGCAATGGTGCCGACGTGCAGTGGAGTTCGACTCTCTATATGCTTGTTGCCCCAAGTTGTATTTAGATGAGCTCAACATTTCATTGATGATATTTCTATGTCTGGTAACCTGTTAGAATTGAACTATGTTAGGACATATGTAGTTTGTATTTCTAAGATTTGAACATTTTGTTGATGGAGTAACAATCTTGTgtttaaattattagtattacAATTACAcaagtttgtttgtttgtttttttggtTTATGACCAGTTTATTTTAAATAGCATTCCTGTTTTAAATAACTGCTATGGGATGAAAACTTCCCATAGCAGTTAGGAAAATAGGAAGGATGTATTAGTTGtatctataatatatttatgagtTGGTCTTGCATACACTATGCGACCAGATTTTAAAgtttacatttgttcacaataatgtttacttttattcatgttCACAATAAATGTATAACTTAtgctaaaagtaaaagttctcatgaataaaagtaaatattatctTGAAGAAATGTAAACTTTGAAACGGGACCGGGTGTATACAATAATGTGTGTATTTTTAAAAGGCAACTTCAATTTgaagtaaattttaaattgactTCAAATTATTAATGGCAATATTGAAATTATCGTTATGCAAGTgttgaataaaaattaaataatctaTTATATAAGCTCTTACCACGATCTTCAATTCAAAAtgcatattacatatatatattttatgaacCGAATAATACAATTTGGGAAAGAGTGAAACAATAAGCATAAGGAAATAAGGAAGAGAGGAGGAAAAAAATAAGGTACTCgtgatttatttaaaattaaaaatcaaatcatTTTGTATGTAATGATGCAAAATTAATGACCACTAACATTTCCTCAAAAAACTTctactaatttaattttgtggTATAATATGTGCAGaaaaatataatcaaaataacTACATATATTTGTAgtgaatatttatatttaaaaatatgtgattattattattattattatatgtttgtttatatgtatataaaaatatatgatcATTTATGTGTGACATAAAACACGAATATGactaataatgataattaattgtattgtgagtggagaggGGATCTATTGTTGAATAGTgtccttaaataaaatatgacTATTTTTCGTTGACacccgaaaaagaaaaaaattgtgacTATTTTTACAGCACGAAGAAAATAGTTAAAAGGTTATTGGTATTTtagaatgaaatatataatttataatagttCATTTGATTATTGCCTTACTTTCTCTAGATTATTTTCTATGCTATTTACATTTCAAAACTATATTATACACATTACTCTATCAGtaggataaatttataaatgtcAATAAAGATAAATTACATACATACTATGATCAAATTAGCAAGAGAGGGTTTGAACTAATCAAAATACCAATATTACTAGTATTTAATAACTATCAAAGTCACTTAGCATATGTTACATTATTACATACATGATAAACCAATTGGCAAATTCCCCTACTCGATTTCCCTTTCAAATACAAAAGTGAGACGACAAATACAAGATTTATACATCACACATTCTGTTCAAAACCTTAATTCCAAGCTGCATCCAACAAAAATCATGGAGGAACCGCAGAAGAGGAGTATCCGTCGTCGGAGGCGCTACTCCGACGAAAAACTCTCGTCCGAGGAGGAGCTACTCCGCGGCCTCTCATCGAATGTGGGGAAGACTTGAGGGAGGCTAGGAGCAGCAGGCATCGGGACCGGCCTGGCCGAGTTCATCATGGTCCGTTCGTTGATCTTGCCGACGTCCTTGCAAACTCGGTCGAGAGTCGAGAGGAAGTCGCGGACGACCATGAACAAGCGCAACGGGTGAGCCTCTTCCTTAGCTGAGTCGCCGTGGAAATACTCGGTTAAACCCTTCACCATGGAGAGGGCTATCCCCTCTTGAGCTTGGATGTTCATGATCTCCGTCTCCACGTTCTTTGAGAACTCGTTCATGCAGTCGGAGAACTTCTGGCTGCTCTCCTTCAACGGGAGCTCCTCGTTCAGCTTAAGTACCTCGGCGATCTTCGAAACCCCAGCGGCTAGTTTCGCAACGTCGTTGCTAAGCACATCAGCATCCATGGCAGCGGCTTTCTTCACATTCGTGAGCTCTCCGCCCAATCCCGAGACGACTTGGAGACCTAGCTTCCGGTACTCCACTTCGTCTCGGAGGGTGGGCGGCTGCCTCTCCTCGGTGGTCAGATTCTGGTCCGCGCCAGAGAGGTGCGCGCCTTCCGCCCTGATGATCTCTTGGACGACAAAGTGAAGGAGCGTCGTCTTTCCATCCGCGCCTTTGACGTCTACGAGCTTGAGAAGCGTGTCGAGCTTGAAGGCGTGGGCGTCGCCCCTGTTGGTCCCGACGTTCATGCGGTTCCCGGTCTTGAGCACTGCTTCCAGCAGTTTACGAAACATTCTGCTGCTCTTGAGTTCTTTACACGCCGACTGCAGACAAGTAAACGATAAAAACGTGCCGAAATCAACGCTACGCACAAAAAATGATACAAAGTTTCTCAAAGTTGAGGTTATAAACTAAAACTCGCGAAAAGTTCAGGCTATTAACTCCGATTTTATGGGGTGAGCATAACCGAACCGGAAGCCGAACCGGAAAACCACACCAAACCAACCATACATCTATTGAAAAGTGAATAATCCGACTCATCTCTCTTGATCGGATATTGAGTCGAGTAGGTTTACCTCAAGTGTGTCGAACGACCTCTTGAGGTGTTCGACCTCCGACTCGAAGTTGGCAACGTAGAGCATAGCATCCACCCTCTTGAACGCGAAAGGTATATCGAGCACTGCTTTGAGGAACGCCTCAGCCGTACCAAGTTTGGAGGGCGACTCGTCTTTGAATTCCTTTAGCTTGCGCTCTTCCTCTTTCGTAGGAGCCATCTTCAACAAACTCTCGAGGAGCTCAGTCCCCAGCGCGTCGGCATTTCCTGCACAAACGAGCAACGACGAACACCACAATTAAGTTTAGTCTACTCTCATTATTCACATCTTACACTAAAACACAAAATGCATAAAATCAATCCACAAGCAGCAAGCAGAAACATTCGAAAACGAAAACAATATTTCCATACGAAGTTGCAAAACATCTGGACGGAACGAGCAAACAGAAACAATCGCAACACGAGCAGCAAATGCAGGCGAGAGGCATCTAAATAACATCAGGCCATATACTATACAACGACAAGCTGTAATCGCTGCATGAAACGAGCAAGTAGCAACGATAACAACCCGAGTTTGGCATAGACAAAAATGAGAGCACAAGACTCCAACTAAACCAACCAAAACCGAGCTAGACATAGAGACAAAAACCATGCTCGAATCATGCCTTCGACTCACCTTCAACGAGTGCTTCGCAAACTTCATCAACTGTCACATTCAGAGCCCTCAGCAGTATCGCGATGTTCTGAGACTTCTTCGGGTCGAGCACGAGGTTTTCTTGGTTAGCTTCCGCGATCAACGGGCGCCTAACTCCATCTTTTCCGTTCCCATTCGAATTCACCATGAACAGAGTCTCAATCATTTCCTCATTCAACCTATAACAGAAATTCACACAATGCAACATTTAAATCACAAAAAGGCCTCATCTTTCGACTCAACAACATAAATCGAAACAAAAAATAGAATGCACATTATAATGTGTGAATCAAAATGGTAAAAACTTGTTTAATTATGGCCGATGCATCAATCAGACTATATATAGTCTAAATCATTATATATCCATTAGAAATATGTGTATTTCTATCATAACAAAACACAGAAATTTgatcaaaaaatagaaaaattaaataaaaagaaaatttcttACTGAAAAGAACTGGATTTGAGCTGATCCCAAACCATAGCTCTATCTGAACTAGCTCTCACTTTATCCCAATGCAAAGGTTTCAACTTGGGCTTTAAAATCTCCCCTGAATTTCCCAAACCACCCTTCCTCGTGGGGGCCACCAGCTCGGGCGGCCCGGCCGCGGCATCCCACGGCCTCGGCGGAGGAGGAGCGGGCGGCGCTCTACCGACGCCTGAGAAGCTCGAGGTCCGCGGGGAGCAGTCGCGGGTGGTGCCGCCCTCCTCCGTGGACGACGGCGAGAAGGGGGAGAATGACGGAATTGCCCTCGGCTCCCGCGCCGGCGGGGGAGGGATGAACCGCCGCAGTGGGCCCGGGAAGCTGACGAGGCTGTCGGGGGACTTCGATTGCGGGCTGACGGAGTTCAGCGCGGCGACGGAGGGGCTGTTTTCCGGCGAGATTGAGTACGCCGGCGAGCTGCTGCAGCGCAGCGAGTTCAGGCTTCTGCTCTTGTTGAATTCGTTGGCTTTGTTGTTTGGGGGTGATCTGGTGCGGTGGGGACTAGCGTTGTTTGCGGTGGAGCCTCGCGGCGAGAAGAATTCCTCCTCGTCGTGATCGTTTTCTTGATTTTCCGGCGAGGCGGCGGGAGGGGGGATTTGACCGGAGTGCTGGCGGGGAAGCGGGGGGAGGGGGTGGAGCTCCGGGGAGCCGAGGCGGTGGTAGTTGAGGGTGGGAGTGGGAGGGGTAATTTGGCCATTTTGCTGTTGGGGGGGCTCGCGGGAGCTGACGAGGGTGCCGAGGTAGAGGAACTCGGAGGAGGTGGAGGAGGGGGCGTGGAGGGGGTGGAGTGGGGGCGGCGGTTTCTTGGAGGGGTCGAGGGGGGCGGCGGTGTCGGAGGTGGGGGTGTCGGGGGGGAAGAGGCGGAGGCTGTCGGATTTGAGGTGGCGGGGGGCGTGGGGGCGGTagtggcggaggaggaggaggaggagggaggCGAGGGCGAGGatggagaggagagagagggagacgatgagagagatgagcttgATGGGCTTGTGGGAGGGGTGGTTGGAGGAGGGGAGCACGAGGGAGGAGATGTTGGCGGGAAAGCTGCCGaacgcggcggcggaggaggaggaggaggtggtGGGCGGGGGAGGGGGCGGGGGCGGGGAGAGGTAGGAGGGGAAGAAGGCGTTTGAGGGGGTGGAGGGGGGGTCGGGTGGGGGGAGGGTGGAGAAGGGGTACTTGGGCTGCTGGGGTTGGGGGGAGGGGGCGGGGAAGGGGGGTTGAGAGATGGTGCTGGGCTGGTCGAAGGGGAAGAGGGGCTggtggaggaggcggcggtgcGGCGTCGTcgccgcggcggcggcggcggagaggaggaggaggaatgTGAGAATGGTGGCGGGTGGGAGGTGGAAATAGTGCATTTTTTTTAGGAGTGTTTGGAGCTAGGTTGAACAATGTGGGTTTAACTATGTGAAACGCTCGCCCGCGGCGGTGCTGCGGCGGCGGAGGGGGTGGTGGTGGGGCCGGAGATGGCGGTGGAGGAGTGGGTGCTGCAGAAGTTATGCCGCCAGTGACAAAGTTTCAGACACTGAGTGATATTAATTGGCTTTTCGCCGCAGAGGTCAAAGAAAGGTGGAAaagtagaaataaaataaaaaagaagcttttttcaaaaatagttttatttttatccttatttttaaatttaaatcagtattgtgatttttgaaaaattattctGGCAAAGTGGATTTTCCTCAAATAAAACTGTTGCTCAAAGAGAGTAAAGAGGATAGTGTCAAGGTGAATTAAAAGGTGCAAGGCTCCAAATTTTTATTCAAATGAAAGACTAAGTGTGAAAGAGATAGGAGTCAAACTAaccaaaaatattgtaaaatagATGTGTCATTTAACAAAACGTGCCACAAATTTGTAATTTAGTAGTCCTTTTTATTAATGTAGAAATGAGAGATTGGGATTTGATCTTCAATTCTTCATTCACCTGACTTAAAAGTTAAAAATATCTGGTATCATTTAGTATTATAAAATATTGATTTTTaaaacaatataattatttataaaataaaatgatattaatataaataataaattatataaaggTGTTTgctatatactccatccgtccctcaAATTTATTGTCGGTACGTCCCTGAAAATTATGGTAtttccttatttgaaaatgatgataAAAATTTTATTCTCACTCACTATTTACAAAAGATGTCGGGCTCAATCtccatttaaaatataattatcatatttttttcttaaagcTCATATAATTTCTATTGCACCATAATTTATGAGGACGAATAGagcattaattttttattttaaaaataatttattaaaataaaacgtacaattaaaataattaaaatagtgtCACCTAATAACTAACAAAAATCCCACGTAGAGAAAGGAAGGAGCAAAAATGGTTGGCCATGATTGAAATAATCAGATAATGCAAtctaagaaaagaaaaggaaggtGTTCAAAAGTAATGGGAATAGTaaatgaattatgaaaaatgatgaGGATTAGATTTTACAAGATGTTAAAAATATTATCTGACAATTCACAAAATGTTGTCTAGCTCTTGGGATTTGCAGCCTTTTACTGCCAAAATTTAACttatatgtatatcaaattccAGGAGATGTACTCCCCTACCCCATCTCCTTTAAATCTTCTGCTAGATTTAGCCAAATATTCAATCACTATATACTTAATTTCATCCCAAAAGAATATTactaattctttttttattaaatgttgACATATTActccatgatatatatatatatatatatatatatatatatatatatatatatagaataagagcatttcttaagatataaaataagaatcattttcagcccttagatcatcaagatttacggttgattcataatcctgtttgatggatttatggtcctgagttcgaatcccaaaggtagcaaaaatttatttttcatacatttatacagcgaattcatacgtgttttacataaaattcatacattaaaaattgctcttattttttaatttaagatgtgctctcacggtagtccacctctatatatatatatatatatatatatatatatatatatatatatttctccaCTTACAATATGCGCCATCCGTTCCACGTTTCTTGGTACATTTACTTTGGACGGAGAAATTAAGAATAAAGAGTTAAGAGTAAGAGTATAAAGATGATAgagtccacttattttatgttcGTAAATAGTGTAGATAAGGTAGAGAtcacatattatttttaaaaaatatcattataaatgagataaattaaaaaagaaaatataccAAGATAAATGAGATGAAGgaagtatttaattaattttattaaaaatcatGTCACCCTTTCCTAAGACTATTTTTTGATGATGCAAGATTATGAAATTATCATTCACTATTCAAGTTTatcataaattattaattttgatttgttaATATTTAGATCATAATATACTCATtccgtctcaattcaataggttATAGTGCTTGAACACagatattaaaaaatgaatagttcataataaaataggagatacaatttttttttgaggataTATTGTCCAATTAATAGtagaaagaaattaaaatattttttcttttaaaggAAATAAGAGATAATTATGTGTTTGGTCACAGTGACATTTGATATAAATAATACgtttttgagatatttgttatGTATCGACTTtccattttaaaaaatgacctattgaaataaaatattcaaataagGAAACATGGCCtccattttaaaaaatgacgatgaagcgcagtctgttggtaagacgcttcacctccaaccaataggtcgggggttcgagtcaccttaggagctagagtgtgagtgagttttttccttttttttattgtaacaaattaaaaaaaaaaaaaaaaaaaaaacatggcctattgaattgagacgtGGGGAATATGTTCAATTTCCTAGTAGATTTTTTCGGTACCTAAAAGTTAAATAGAACATCATAAATTCGACGCGAAAATacaaatgtaattttttttaatactatatgaaatcaaaaaaaattgaaaaaaataaaaaactccCTTCATCCATGAAATAGAGTCACGTTTGATGTGGatacgattttttttaataaaattattaaaattattgtaaGTAGAATGAAGTACAATTTGTAGGGATATTGTtagtataaa is a window encoding:
- the LOC130999740 gene encoding formin-like protein 1, which produces MHYFHLPPATILTFLLLLSAAAAAATTPHRRLLHQPLFPFDQPSTISQPPFPAPSPQPQQPKYPFSTLPPPDPPSTPSNAFFPSYLSPPPPPPPPTTSSSSSAAAFGSFPANISSLVLPSSNHPSHKPIKLISLIVSLSLLSILALASLLLLLLRHYRPHAPRHLKSDSLRLFPPDTPTSDTAAPLDPSKKPPPPLHPLHAPSSTSSEFLYLGTLVSSREPPQQQNGQITPPTPTLNYHRLGSPELHPLPPLPRQHSGQIPPPAASPENQENDHDEEEFFSPRGSTANNASPHRTRSPPNNKANEFNKSRSLNSLRCSSSPAYSISPENSPSVAALNSVSPQSKSPDSLVSFPGPLRRFIPPPPAREPRAIPSFSPFSPSSTEEGGTTRDCSPRTSSFSGVGRAPPAPPPPRPWDAAAGPPELVAPTRKGGLGNSGEILKPKLKPLHWDKVRASSDRAMVWDQLKSSSFQLNEEMIETLFMVNSNGNGKDGVRRPLIAEANQENLVLDPKKSQNIAILLRALNVTVDEVCEALVEGNADALGTELLESLLKMAPTKEEERKLKEFKDESPSKLGTAEAFLKAVLDIPFAFKRVDAMLYVANFESEVEHLKRSFDTLESACKELKSSRMFRKLLEAVLKTGNRMNVGTNRGDAHAFKLDTLLKLVDVKGADGKTTLLHFVVQEIIRAEGAHLSGADQNLTTEERQPPTLRDEVEYRKLGLQVVSGLGGELTNVKKAAAMDADVLSNDVAKLAAGVSKIAEVLKLNEELPLKESSQKFSDCMNEFSKNVETEIMNIQAQEGIALSMVKGLTEYFHGDSAKEEAHPLRLFMVVRDFLSTLDRVCKDVGKINERTMMNSARPVPMPAAPSLPQVFPTFDERPRSSSSSDESFSSE